A genomic segment from Panulirus ornatus isolate Po-2019 chromosome 20, ASM3632096v1, whole genome shotgun sequence encodes:
- the LOC139756112 gene encoding facilitated trehalose transporter Tret1-2 homolog, which yields MTSVDEITMKEAQKEEGEADQFLEGVQEKDTELTFTLTKEDSEEVSKVKGEQHEETCTPLITTKSESGRDATAGDGASGDDDNSGSKSPRSSQHVRERCSCGASVGPFVRQVSMSVVACLAALSVGMIHAYPAVALARWEEAGMNITTTQTTWFASTPMVVSVVVCVGSGVVVESLGVRRCLALCVPLLALSWITIALAKAFWMLLISRVFQGFVASVYMVVITVYPVEVSIVRWRGIMMGVTEAMVMLGAFLTYLGGLVLSPSTLAYTIAALLLPQLISFFFLWESPLWLARKDRDEEAAASLRFLRGGADIEEELEQIKANVYTARIQKPSASEQLLLLRKIVYLKPLTLCVLVLLFKELTGQYAAMAYTVQLFKMAGSSLDPYWCAVVMGAVRFLPCFMSWALIERMPRRLLLSSCMTIASFSLATLGAFIWFWSMSDEELPAHLGWIPLVCLSVYTLAFGCGVGPTSWTLVAELLPSQVRNVGAGIINTSFSLFLFLVGLTFPFAAKMIGVGGVFLVYSVCTLVGVIFVVTCLPETRGRSFDEIQTALYKRHSSNV from the exons ATGACTTCGGTCGACGAGATCACGATgaaggaggcgcagaaggaggaGGGCGAGGCCGACCAGTTCCTCGAGGGCGTCCAGGAGAAGGACACGGAGCTGACCTTCACCCTGACGAAGGAGGACTCGGAAGAGGTCAGCAAGGTCAAGGGCGAGCAACACGAGGAGACATGTACGCCACTCATTACCACTAAG agtgagagtgggagggacgCTACCGCGGGAGACGGCGCTAGTGGCGACGACGACAACAGCGGGTCCAAGAGTCCCCGGTCAAGTCAGCATGTCCGTGAACGATGTTCCTGTGGCGCCAGTGTCGGTCCCTTCGTCAGACAG GTGAGCATGTCCGTGGTGGCTTGCCTGGCAGCGCTCTCCGTCGGCATGATCCACGCGTACCCTGCCGTGGCCCTGGCTCGCTGGGAGGAGGCTGGTAtgaacatcaccaccacgcagACCACCTGGTTCG cctCGACGCCCATGGTCGTGTCCGTCGTGGTGTGTGTCgggtctggggtggtggtggagagcctTGGGGTGCGACGCTGCCTGGCCCTTTGCGTGCCCCTCCTCGCCCTCTCCTGGATCACGATCGCCCTCGCCAAGGCCTTCTGGATGCTCCTCATCAGCCGCGTCTTCCAGGGGTTCGTAG CGTCGGTGTACATGGTGGTGATCACGGTGTATCCTGTGGAGGTGAGCATCGTCAGGTGGCGAGGCATCATGATGGGCGTGACCGAGGCCATGGTCATGTTGGGCGCCTTCCTCACCTACCTGGGAGGGCTCGTCCTCTCGCCCTCCACTCTGGCGTATACCatagccgccctcctcctcccgcagctcatctccttcttcttcctgtgGGAGTCACCGCTGTGGCTGGCGCGCAAGGACCGCGACGAAGAGGCGGCCGCGTCTTTGCGCTTCCTGAGAGGCGGGGCCGACATCGAGGAGGAGCTGGAACAGATCAAGGCCAACGTGTACACCGCCAGGATACAGAAACCCAGCGCCTCCGAACAGCTTCTGCTGCTCAGGAAAATAGTCTACCTGAAGCCATTGACGTTGTGTGTACTAGTGCTGCTCTTTAAGGAGCTAACCGGGCAGTACGCCGCCATGGCTTACACCGTCCAGTTGTTCAAGATGGCCGGCTCGAGCTTGGATCCGTACTGGTGCGCCGTGGTGATGGGCGCGGTACGGTTCCTGCCTTGCTTCATGTCGTGGGCGCTCATCGAGAGGATGCCTCGCCGTCTCCTGCTCTCCTCCTGCATGACTATAGCATCCTTCTCCCTCGCAACGCTCGGAGCTTTCATCTGGTTCTGGTCTATGTCTGACGAGGAGCTCCCCGCCCACCTAGGCTGGATTCCTCTGGTGTGTTTATCGGTCTACACACTAGCGTTCGGGTGTGGCGTCGGGCCTACCTCCTGGACGCTAGTGGCCGAGCTGTTGCCGTCACAGGTCCGCAATGTAGGCGCTGGAATCATCAACACCTCCTTCAGCCTGTTCCTCTTCCTGGTGGGACTGACCTTCCCGTTCGCAGCCAAGATGATCGGCGTGGGCGGGGTGTTCCTTGTGTACTCCGTGTGCACTCTCGTGGGCGTTATCTTCGTGGTGACTTGCCTGCCGGAGACCAGAGGCAGGTCCTTCGACGAGATCCAGACGGCTTTATATAAGAGGCACAGTTCGAATGTGTAA